The Paraconexibacter algicola genome includes the window CTTGCAGGAGTCGGTGCCGGGGCAGGAGACGACGTCCTCGATCGTGCGGACGCCCTTGTCGCCGACGCCGAGCTCGACGAGCTTGGTCCAGACCTCGTAGACGGACTCGTCGCGGACCCAGCGCAGCAGCAGGTTCTGCTGCACGGTCGTGCGGGCGAGGCCGCCGGAGTAGTCGCGCATGACCTGCGCGAGGCCGCGCCACTGGGCGGGGTCGAGGTCGCCGCGGGTGATCTTCACCTCGACGGCGCTGTAGCCCTCCTGCTTCTGGGCCTGCACGTTGTACTCGCGCCACGCCTCGAAGGCGGCGCGGTCGGCGTCGGTCGGCTGCGCGTACTCGCGGGCGGGATCGGCCTGGGGCGCGAGCGTGGCCTCGTCGACGTTGAAGTACTTCTCGTCGATCGAGAAGTCGCGCTGGGCGACCCAGTCGCCCTCGAGCTCGTCCTTGATCATCTGCGTGACCGCCTCGGCGCCGTCGCGGTCGACGAGCACCTTGATCCGCGCGCGGGCGCGGTTGACGCGCAGCCAGTCCTGGGCGTCGAAGATCCGGAAGACGGCCTCGGCGACCTTCAGGTACTCGCCGTCGTCGGCCGACGCGAACTCCCACAGCGTGGGCGCGACGCGCGGCATGATCGAGGTGCCGCCGCCGACGCGGATCTCGAAGCCCTTGACGCCGTCCTTGATCTTGGCGAGGAACGCGATGTCGTGGATGCCGGTGATCGAGCGGTCCTCCGACGGCGTGCCGTCGAACGCGGTCTTGATCTTGCGCGGCATCAGCTGCGTCGTGGGGTGGCGCACGAAGTAGCGGACGTAGGCGCCGACGTACGGGGTGGTGTCGAAGACCTCGCCCTCGGCGATGCCGGCCCACGGGTCGCCGGTGACGTTGCGCACGGTGTTGCCGCAGCCCTCGCGGGAGGAGAGGCCGGACGGCGAGATCTCGCGGATCAGCGCGGCCATCTTCATCAGCGGCACGTGGTGGATCTGGATGTTCTGCCGCGTGGTGATGTGCGCCTTGTTCAGCGGCGCGTACTTCTCGACGACGTTCGCGACGGTGTCCATCTGGTCGGGCGTCACGCCGCCGAAGGGCAGCTTGATCCGGCACATGTTCACGTCGGGCTGGCGCTGCCCGTAGACGCCCTGCTTCAGACGGAAGCCGATGAACTCCGGCTCGGGCGTGTGCCCGTCGAGGAACTTCGTGGCCTCGGTGTCGAAGTCGTCGAACTCGCGCTCGATGATCGGGATGATGTGGCCCGGGACGTCGAGGCGCTCGGGGTCCTTGAGCGAGCCGCGACCGGCGGCGTCGGCAGCGGTGTCCGTGGGGACCGAAGAAGGCTCCATCGGGCCAATGTAGCAAAACCCGATCGCACTTCAGGAATTAGGAAACCGGCATGAATGCTGGACATTCCCCACGGACAATGTGGGGAATCGCGGGGTCAGCGCAGCCAGGGATGGTCGGCGCCGGCGGGCAGGCCGACGCCCTCGAGCAGCGCCGCGCGCTGCCAGCCGGGCAGGCCGACGGGGGCCGGGGCGGCGGGCGGGGCGTTGTCGCGCAGGAACTGCTCCACGGCCGCGACGACCGCCGCGGCCTCGTGCTCGGTCGCGGGGCTGGTGATCTCGACTCGCGCCATGCGTGCATCCTGCCATGCGCGCGCGATCGGCACCGCCCCGGGCGCCGACGACTGGAAACCGGAGTGTCGGATGTGCGAGGGTCGCCGCGTGCTCCGACCCCGTCGCCTGCCCGTCCCCGTCCTCGCCGCCCTCGGCGTGCTCGCGCCCGGCGCGGCCGCCGCCGAGGCGCCCGTCGTGTTCACGAACACCGGCACCGACTGCCGCAACCTCGCGATCACGCTGCCGATCGACCCGGTCGCCGCGCGTGAGCTCGTGCCCGAGCGCTTCGCCTTCGCCGGCGAGGAGCCCGAGGGGTTCGTCGAGCTCGCCACCTGCCCCGAGGGGACGATCGACGGGGTCCGCCGTCCCGCCTACCGGATCGCCGAGGCCGCGGTGGTGATCCGCACGCCCGTCCCGCTCGACGACCCCGGCGGCACGATCACCCAGGACATCTACGCGATCTCGCAGCTCGACACCGATCCCGAGCTCTCGCGCCGCAAGGTCGACGTCGGCTTCCGCTCCGACCTCGTCGACATCGCCTTCGACCGCTCCGGGCCGCTCGGGACGCGCATCGACGCCCGGATCCCGTGGGCGTTCTCGCCGTACACGATGACCGCCGACCTCACCCCCGGAACGCCGCCGCTGCCCGGCGTCACCATCGTCACCCGGATCTGGGGGCTCGGACCGAAGGGCCTCGTGCTGACCCGCAACGACATCGAGCAGGTCCACGAGGGATCGGTCGCCTCCGGCACCGTGACGTTCGCCCCCGGCTCGCCGCTGTCGCGGCTGTTCGGCGGCACGACCCTGCGCGGCACCGGGATCTCCGGCCGCGGCACGTTCACGAACGTCACGCGGATCGTCGAGCCCGCGCCGGTCGCGTCGCCCGCTCCGGCCCCCGCCGTCCGGCCCCGGCTCGTCGTCCGCCGCGAGGGCCGCGCCTTGCGGATCGCCGTCCGGGACGCCGCCGGCCCGTTCCGGGCCACGGTGCGCCGCGGCGCCTCCGCGCGCGGCGGGCTGGTGCGGACGCTGCGCGGCGCGACCGCGGTGCGCTGGGACGGCCGCCGCGCCGACGGGCGCCGCGTGCCCGACGGGCGCTACACCGTCCGCGTGCGGCGCACGACCGGCGACCGCGCGCTCGTCGGCGCGCTCACGGTGCGCGTGGCGCGCGGCGCCGTGCGGCCGACGGGCTGAGGGCCGGGCGCCCGCCGCCTCTCAGAGCTCGATCGTCTGCGCCGACACC containing:
- a CDS encoding nitrite/sulfite reductase, encoding MEPSSVPTDTAADAAGRGSLKDPERLDVPGHIIPIIEREFDDFDTEATKFLDGHTPEPEFIGFRLKQGVYGQRQPDVNMCRIKLPFGGVTPDQMDTVANVVEKYAPLNKAHITTRQNIQIHHVPLMKMAALIREISPSGLSSREGCGNTVRNVTGDPWAGIAEGEVFDTTPYVGAYVRYFVRHPTTQLMPRKIKTAFDGTPSEDRSITGIHDIAFLAKIKDGVKGFEIRVGGGTSIMPRVAPTLWEFASADDGEYLKVAEAVFRIFDAQDWLRVNRARARIKVLVDRDGAEAVTQMIKDELEGDWVAQRDFSIDEKYFNVDEATLAPQADPAREYAQPTDADRAAFEAWREYNVQAQKQEGYSAVEVKITRGDLDPAQWRGLAQVMRDYSGGLARTTVQQNLLLRWVRDESVYEVWTKLVELGVGDKGVRTIEDVVSCPGTDSCKLGITSSMGLNKAVHEKVVEMGITDPLTRDIKIKMSGCPNGCSQHHIANIGFYGASIKAGEHTIPATIPHVGGTYEQGQVAYGKRLKVRIPSKRVPDAVERWVRMYEAERHDGEAFNAYADRVGTKRFEDEIRDLAMPVEFGLDTMNMFMDWTKNVPFQVVRGEGECAV
- a CDS encoding FlgD immunoglobulin-like domain containing protein; protein product: MLRPRRLPVPVLAALGVLAPGAAAAEAPVVFTNTGTDCRNLAITLPIDPVAARELVPERFAFAGEEPEGFVELATCPEGTIDGVRRPAYRIAEAAVVIRTPVPLDDPGGTITQDIYAISQLDTDPELSRRKVDVGFRSDLVDIAFDRSGPLGTRIDARIPWAFSPYTMTADLTPGTPPLPGVTIVTRIWGLGPKGLVLTRNDIEQVHEGSVASGTVTFAPGSPLSRLFGGTTLRGTGISGRGTFTNVTRIVEPAPVASPAPAPAVRPRLVVRREGRALRIAVRDAAGPFRATVRRGASARGGLVRTLRGATAVRWDGRRADGRRVPDGRYTVRVRRTTGDRALVGALTVRVARGAVRPTG